AGGCCCTGGAGGACGTCCTGCTCCGCGCCCTGGACAGGGCTGGTATCCATGCCGACGAGACCACCGACGCGGCGGAGCGGGAGTTCACGGGCTGGGCGGCAGGAACCGGCCTGAAGGACGCGCACGATGAATGGGCCCTGCAGGTGAAGAGTCTCAAGGCACGCCTCGCGCGGGATCAGGCAGATCTGAGCAAGGCGAAGAGGGATTTCCAGTACGTCGACCACGACGTGAAGAGCTCTCTCGCACGGATCGACCCGCTATCACCGGATCCGCGCCGGAACGTCTGACCTCGACCTTTCACGCGCTCGCGAACGCAGCGTGGGCCCAGCGCCAGACCTCAAGGAAGTAGGCATGCTCACCTATCAGGACGTCATCACCATTCGATTGACCCCGCTGACCACTGCAGCCGTCTCATGGGACCAGATGGCCGACGGCTTCGAGGACCTGGGCGAAGCATATGGAAGCAGTGTTCAAGCCGTTGCTTCGGACGGTGAATGGGTCGGCCTGAGCGCAGAAGCCGCCAAAGCTCGCTTCACCGCGACGCGAAAGCAGTTCGACGCCGCTGCGGTGGAGGCCCGAGCCATCGCAGATATTCTGCGGGACATCCATGCACAGTTCACCGAACGAATACAGGCCGTAAGAAATCTGGTGGAATCGGCAAAGGAAGCCGACATACACATAGACACCAAAGGGCAGGCGCATCTCGACACAAGCAAGACCAAAGGCACAGAAGGCGGCAACTTCGGTGACGCTGCTGCGCGCGCCATCCACGAAGCCAGCTGGACCGCTGCAGTAGCTTCAGCCGTCCAGGCGGTCGATGACGCAGACCAAGGAGCCAAGCTGGCGCTTCGGGACGCGGCCGGTATCAAGACCTTCTTCGAGGAAATGTTTGACAACGCCCGTGGCACCGGACACGACTTCAACGCCGGCGCAGTCGGCGACATCGAACTGGTAGAGGCGCGCGAGGCCAAGAAGTACGCGGACCAGATCCTGGCGGGAGAGAAGCCTGCCGACCCGGAGGAGTGGGCGCGACTGATGCGCGACAACTCCGGCGACAAGCAGTTCAGTCAGACGGTGCTCAACCACCTGGGTCCAGAGGGAACCATCAAGATAACCAACCAGCTCAACACCTTCGCCTACGAGTCGGACACGGGGAACAAGCAGCACCACCTGGGAGCTGAGCGAGGGCTCGCCAACGCGCTGGCCACGGCTACGCAGGATCCGAAGTCCCAGTTCTACAAGGACTTCCAGTCCGGCATGAAGGAAGCCGGCATGAAACGGTACGAGTGGCAGGGTGAGAAGGTCCGTGGGTACCAATCCCTCGTCACCTTGATGCAACACGGGGAAGGATACTCTGACCGATTCATGCACGACCTCGGTGACGATCTGATCGCCGCCGAGAAGGCTGACGAGGGCAACGACAACTGGGACCTCCCCAAGAAGTTCGTCACGTCGCGGGACGAATGGTTCGCCAACGACCCCCTCGACGGCCTTCTCGGGATCATGAGCAAGGACCCCGAGGCATCTGCAGCCTTCCTCGACCCCAAGGCCGACCCCAACCCGGACGATGACAAGAAGGAGGGCAACGACCGACTGGAGTACCTGACGCGGAAGCGGGACTGGGATGTTGTCGACGGGCATCCCTACATGCGCAACCCGCACGACCCCGACAGCAACTGGGGCGACCCTCTTCGCAGTTCGGACATCGAGGACGCACAGGGCAGGGCCGGCCTCGGCGCGGCACTGGTGGCCGGTACGACGGGCATCGACCCGAACAACTCGGGCGGCGGCTACGTCCAGCACACCGACGCGAACAACCGCGTGTTCGAGAACGCCCTGAAGCATCTCTCCGCTGAGGGAAACGACTTCCCGCCGAGCCTGCGCACGCCTATGGCGATGGCCATGGGCAACTACGGCGACGACGTACACGCCGCAACAAGTGCGCACAACGCCGGAGAGAGCCCTCTGGACCGGGCTCAATTGCTTGAGGTGGCGAAACAGATCTCCCGTGACCAGTTTGCCTACGGCACACTCCAGGACAGCATTAACCGCGAGATCGTCCACGACATAAATTCGGGCAAGGGAGGAGATGAACAGCCTTTGCAGAGAGCAGGGCGCACAATCGGGTTCCTCGAAGAGGCCCGATATCAGGGGCTTAAGGTCGACGTGGACGACGCCAAGAGTAAGGCCACATGGGAAGCTAAGTGGGATTACCACACATGGGGTGGCGTTGTGAACTTTATCCCGCACGCAGGCGACGCGGCCCAGCGTGGCGTCGACGTCATTACTGCCAAGTGGCTCGAAGAAGAGATCGCGAGAATTGACAGCGGGCAGGCGCGGGAGAACATGGCCACTGGCACAGACCGCGAGGGGCGACTCGAAGAACTGGTCAAGCACTGGCGGAACGAAAATCCCCAGGCAGCAGAGCGTGAGGATCTATGGGACTCCAATGAGACAATCGACGATGCGGCCAACAACGGAAACGCGGCCGCTCGCCGCCTGGCAGGCAAGGGATCATAATGCGACACCGCAAGGTCACGACACTTAGCATGGCTGCACTGTTCCTCGCTGGCTGCGCGGACGAGAATCCCGAATATGACTACGCGATTCCGGGGAAAATCTGCGGCGTTAGCGTTGCGCCGTCGAACGTGAAGCCGCTACTTCCTCCCGGAAAATCGGTCAGAGAGGACTCCAGTGAAAGCCTGTCGAGGCCAGGTGAAAGTCGAAGCTGCGGCGTAATAGTTGACCGAAGGCCCGATCTGGCAGTTTCGATTTCTCGCCAGCGCGGAGAGCTCGACATCGCGGAAAGGGCAGGCGACAAATACACTAACTTGAAACGAATTCCTTCCCTGGGTGAGGGTGTCACGAGCGCGGCGGTTGGCAATGACGGCGCCGCCGCCTGGATGGAATGTACCCCTAAACCTCGGCAGCGCCAGTACGAGTTCCCAGAAACCAAAGAAGGGAAGTATGGCTACCTGGCCCTAGAAATTCACGCTGGAAACGGGATCAAAGAACCGGGGAACATGGAAGAGTGGCGTGCGCATATCGAAAGATTCTTGCGCGGGTACGTGCCAGAGTTGACCAAAATCTGGTGCATGTGAATCGTCGACAGCTGTTTCCGGCGCAGTGACGGCGCGGCGCGAGAACGGAAATGGCTCAATTGTTCACAATCAGCCGATCGAGTCGGTGTTATCGCGTTGACCGCAGGGCTTCCCACTCGTAGTGGGCGTTGCCCTGTTCACCTGGTAGAACGCAAAGTGCGATCTCCAAAATAGACGGAACCGTGAATGGTGGAAATAGCACCGCACGCGGCCTGGCAGGTAAGGGATCATGAAACGTAGCTACCTGGCCCTCGGTACTGGTGTGATCGCGTATTCAACTGTCGCCAGTTCCCCGGGGAACCCAGCCAGCTGGTGACCGACTGTGGTCGCCAGCGGCGTATCGCGCCACCGGGTGGTGGCCTTGTCGTGGTAGCCGAGCGAGTCCGCTACGACGGCGCGGGATTCGGCACGGGCCGGAGAACAGCTGAGAATGGGGGGTGTTAGCTTCCTTCTCGTGGCGGAGCACCAGGACGTGAACCGCCCCGGCTTCGGTAGAGATCTCAGGTTGTGGTTGTGACCTGGGGTTTCGTGAGTTCGGTGTAGTAGTTGGCTTCGTATTCGACGGGTGGGACGTGGCCTATCTCACCGTCGAGTCGTCGGTGGTTGTACCAGTCGACGTACTCGGCGGTGGCGAGCTCGACGTCGGACAGCATCGTCCATGGCCGTCGGGGTTTGATCAGCTCGGTCTTGAAGAGGCCGATCGTGCTCTCCATGAGGGCGTTGTCGTAGGCGTCGCCGACCGATCCGATCGAGGCGGCGATGCCGGCGGCGTCCAGGTGCTCGGCGAGCCGGAAGCTCGTGTATTGACCGGATTCAACCGGTCGTTGCAACACCAGCTTGTTGAAGCAACTGTAGCTGCTCGTTGAACGCCTCGGCGGGTGTCTTCCAACCGAGCGTCTTGCGGGGTCTGCTGTTGAGAGTGTGAGCGACGGCCTCGATTTCCTCGGCGGACCATCTCGAGAGATCGGTGCCTTTCGGGAAGTACTGGCGCAAGAGCCCGTTGGTGTTCTCGTTCGTGCCACGCTGCCACGGACTATGCGGATCGGCGAAGAACACGGGAATGCCCGTCTCGACTCTGAATTGCGCATGGGCCGACATCTCCTTGCCGCGGTCCCAGGTCAGAGACCGTGCGAGCTGTTCGGGCAGCGTCGACATCGTATTGGCGAGGGCGGTCTTCATCGTGATCGCCCCATAACCGGCCAGCGCAGGACCATTCTTGACCGATTGCTTGTGCCGGTAGCCTTCCTCGCGCGGCAGGTGAACCAGCATCGTGAATCGAGTTGACCGCTCGACGACAGTGCCGATCGCGGACCGCTCCAGCCCGATGATCAGGTCGCCTTCCCAGTGGCCAGGAACGGCACGGTCCTCGACTTCGGCAGGTCGTTCACTGATCAGCGCTTCGGGTGTCACGTGCGCCCAGGTCTTGCGGCGCGAACGAGCGCGCGGGGCACGCAGTGCGCGGCCCGTGCGTAGGCACAAGATCAGCTCTCGCTTCAGCGCCCCGCGGCCCTGAATGTAGAGCGCCTGGTAGATCGCCTCGTGGCTGATGCGCATGGACTCATCATGCGGGAAATCAAACTTGATCCGGTTCGCGATCTGCTCCGGACTCCACGCCTGCACCCACGCGCGGTCCTTGCGGTGCGGCTTGTTCCGCCCCGTCCACGTGGCTGTCGCAGGTCCTGCGATTGCCCTGCCGTCAGGCGTGCTGATCTCTCCGGACAGCCGCTTCTGGACGTATGCGTGCAACCGCGGATTGGCGACCAGCTTCGATGTCTTCGGCCGGCGGGCGGCCATGTCCGATTTCCATTGCGCGACCGAGGCCCGGTAATCGAGCTTCCCGCCCCTCGTGGCCGCGTTGCGCCGCAACTCGCGGGAAATCGTCCCCGGATCACGGCCGACTTGCCGAGCGATTTCACGAACGCCCATGCCTTGGGCGTTGAGGAGCGCGATCTCCTCCCGCTCAGAGAACGACAGGTACCTGCCCGAATTCGGCTTCGGATCGAACGGTCGCATGCCTCTATGCTGCCGAAACCAGCGCGTGGCCACCGCCGGCGCCACGCGGATAACCCCGGCCGCTTCCTCCGCGAGCAGACCTTTGGCGATTTCATCCCAGAACGCTGCTTCGATATGACGCTGAAATTTCGGATGCCCCGGAGACCTCAACTTTGGCCGTATCGCCCGATCGGCTCCCTGCTGACGACGAACCATCCCACACCTCGCTGATCATGAGGTGTTGCGACGACCGATTGAATCCGCCTTGCGACCCGGCATCCGAATGATGGATCAACTCACCTGACTGGACGGGCTGTTGGTCGCGGTCGCGTTGCCAGATCGCCATCTCCAGGGCGTCGAGCACGAAGACCGTCTCCTTCACGGTGGCCGCGGACCAGCCGACGATCCGGCGGGAGAAGGTGTCCACGACGAAAGCGACGTAGACGACAGCGGCCCAGGTCTTCACGTGGGTGAAGTCCGCGACCCAGCAGCGGTTCGGGGCGACGGCGACGAAGTCGCGGTCGACCAGGCCGGGGGCTCGCTCGGCCTGTCCGCCGGGGCGCGTGGTGATGACGCGCTTGCCGCGCACCGCGCCCTGGATGCCGAGCTCGCGCATCAGGCGCTCGACGGTGCAGCGGGCCACCGCATGTCCCTGCCGGTTCAGTTCGCGCCAGATCTTCCTCGCACCGTAGACACGGTAGTTGGACGTGTAGACGTCCCTGATCCGGTCCTTGAGTTCCTCGTCGCGCACGGAACGGGCGGAGGGAGTTTCGAGGCGTTTCTTGCAGGCATAGTACGTGGAAGGGGCGATCTTGCAGTCGTGCTCGGTGAGCGTCCTGCAGATCGGCTCGACCCCGCCGAAGCGGTCCCGGTGCCCGTCGATGAACGCTACGAGCGTGTGTGTGGCCGGTCGAGCTCGGCCGCGAAGAAACTCGCCGCCGCCTTCAGGATCTCGTTGGCCCGCTTCAGCTCGGCGTTCTCCTTCTTCAACGCCTTGAGCTGCCAGGACTCCTCCGTCGTCGTCCCCGGACGCTGCCCCGCGTCGATCTCGTGCTGCTTCACCCAGTTCCGCAGCGTCTCGCGGGACCCGATGCCGAGCCTGTCCGCGACCGCCTGCAGAGCGGCTGTCTCGTTCGGATGATCGCCGCGGACCTCGGCGACCATGCGCACCGCACGACGGCGGAGCTCAAGCGGGTAACGGGAAGGTCGTGCCATGACTCAATCCTTACACGGAATCGAGTCTCCACCTCTCCCGGGGCGGTTCAATCGGCAATGCGGACTCGATAGTCGCCATCGGCTTGCACGTCTCGACTGCCACTTGCCTCTGCGAGAGATGGTCCGCCGGTTTCACCGACGGATCGTCACGAAAGTTCGAGACCAGCCCCGGGACGGGCTATGGGGCCTACGTCGGGATGGAGTCCAAGAACGGGCGCCCGTGCGCTTGCATCCGTTGGATCACTTGCGCGCATACCGCATTGTCCTCGATAAGAAGCGCTCTCTTCGTCATGGTGTTGAAGATCACGCCGAGAGCCACCGTCGTTCGAAGGAAGACCACCCATCCTCGGAACCATCCCAGACGCTGTAATACTTGGCCATCTCGTCCATACTTGGCCCGTGATGTCTATTAGACACCACAGGCCACCTTCCTCCGCGGGCACTCAGACTCTTATCCCCGGCCGACCTCAGGCGCCACGTGAACTGATGCGCGCTTCGCGCCTTCCCGAAATGTCCTGCCGCTGGGTTGCTGACGAGCGACCGCGCTGGATGAATTTTGCTCAGAGCAGTTCGCGTTCCATAAAATCCTCCGCCTCCTCCCAGTCGATGAAACGGCAGGATCCGTCTGTGAGGTCGACCGCGATCGGCAGGTTCCCGCCGAGTTGCATGTCCTCTTGTCCGTGGTCGAGGTAGTCGACGTGGTCGTATGGAGCGATGAAGCGTCCTCCGTCGATAAAGCAGTACTCGGGGATGAGCCGGACAGCGGAGGATGGGCCCCAGGATTTGCTTTGGTAATCGAGGAACTCTGCAGCCCTGCGCTCGGCCTGTTCCCTGTCGAGCATGTCAGTTGGTCCTCCTGAGGTAGTAGTTGCGGTATCTGGGTGCGGCGGGCTTGGCCTTTCCGGACTGGAAGTCGAGGAAGACTACCTTGCCGTCACTCTTGCAGCCCTTGGGGTTGGCGCCGCTGTCAATCCCCTGGTTTCGTAGAGACCTCTCCTATGCGGCCTGGCACCTCTGGTCGCTCTTCTTGCGTGCTTCGGTGATGCTCCGTTCGAACTCCTCCGGCGGCAGGCCGCCGGCCGCGCTGTGCCTGCGTCGCGGGTTGTAGAACCCGGTGATCCAGGTGGCGATCTTCAGGCGGGCCTCGGTGCGGGTGGCGAACCGGTGCCGGTGGATGTACTCGACCTTGATCAGCGAGTTGAACGACTCCGCGGCGGCGTTGTCCAGCGCCGACCCCACCCGCCCCATGGACTGCACCACGCCCAGGAGGTCACACAGGGTGTTGTACGCCTCTGACGTGTACTCACTTCCCCTGTCGCTGTGGAAGATCGTCCCGTCCCTTCGGCCACCGCGCGTCGCGGTGGCCATCTTCAACGACGCCCCGACCAAGGCCGCGTCATGGTGCTCGCCCATGGCGTAGCCGAGGCAACGGCGCGAGAACGCGTCGATGACCGTGGCTAGATAGATCTTGCCTTCGCCGGTCTCGATCTCCGTCATATCGCCGTACCAGAGAACGTCCGGGGCCACCGCGTCGAAACGGCGATTCACCAGGTCAGGGGCAGCCTTCCGCTTGCCCTGCCGGGTCAGCGACCGCCGCCTGGGCGGCTTGCGGCCCTGCAGACCGAGCCCGGCCATGATCTCCGCGACCGTGTTCACCGACACCTGCCAGCCCTCCGCCCACAGATCCAAAGTGATCCTCGGCGAGCCGTAGGTGCCGCCGGACTCCGTGAAGAAGTGGATGATCCGCTCCTCCAGCCTCGCCCTCCTGACCACGCGTTCCGTCGGCTCGTCGGGGCGCCGGCGCCACTTGTAGAACCAAGCCTCGCTCACCCCGACCACCCGGCAGGACACCCGGTGCGGGACGCCATGCCCGACCCTCTGGCTACCGATGAAGGCGACCACCGCCTCCGGAGCGTTCTCGGTCACTTCACCCAGAGGGCCATGCATCGCTTGAAGACATCACGCTCCATCTCCAGCTCCCGGATCCGCTTGCTCTTCTCCCCGATCTCCCGGCGCAGCCGCTCCAGCTCGGCCCGCTCGGCCTCCCGCACCCGACCGCCACCCCCACCGCCACTGGCGGCTGCCGGTTGTACGGGCCGGTCCGAGGACGTCGTCCCGTTGCGCCGCCACCGCGACACCCAGCTGTGCAGCGTGCCCGGGTTGATGCCGAGCTCCTCGGCGACCTCGCCGACCGGCCTCCCGGTCTCAACCACGATGCGCACCGCACCCTCACGGAACTCAGCGTCGTACGGCGGCTTCTTCTTGGACCCCATGAACCCCAACTTCCCCTGCAATCACGGGCTCCACGCTACGAGGGGATGGTCACCTGCTCACGGAAGGTGTGGCGGCAGCCGCGCGTGGGACACACCAGGCGCCGCACCCGCACACGGACCACCACGCGTCCTCATCGACCGGCACGTCGGCCACCGTCAGCCAGTGATAGCCGTGCACGCGTTCCGACGAGGCCCCGCACACCGGGCAGACCGCAGTGTCCCGCGGAGTCCGTGCCCGCACCATGATCCCCTCGCCTTCGTCGACCACATCCTCGATGACCAGCGGGAACAGACCCGAGAACACCATCTGCACGAGCTCGTTGACATCCTTCACACGAGGGTCAACGACGCTCCGTCACCACCGAAAGTGAGACAGGGCCGTTAAATTGACACACTCGCCGTGGAACTCTCATGCAAGATCGAGGTTTGACGGTCATCCAGCCGCTCGCGCCCCGGTTGGCGCGCACGATGTTCAGCCTTCGGCGGCAGCGACTCGAACTGCCATAACGGTCAGTCACCGAGCGAGTCAGGGCATGTCGGTAATGACATGGCAAGCAAAACCCACTTCAGTAAGCGCCCCGAGGAGCCGTTGCAAATACCACTCGAAGTCGACCAGACTCGGCGGCGAGATTGTGACCTACGCCGCCGAGGACCATCACAAAACCGCAGGTCAGGCTCCTTCACCGGTTCCAGAATCGCCACGCACTCCACGTGATGCGCCATCGGGAACATGTCGACTTGCGCAGTCCTCGGAAAACACCAGGTCAGAGCCACTTCCTTGGCTCATCGCCCTGCGTGCGCGCACCCAGAGCGTCAAGGCGGACAGCCCATGCTGCCTGCTCAAGCGCTTCCGGACATGCCACAGCCCTCCTGCCCTTAAGGGCAGGAGGGCTGTGGCATGTCCGGAGCTGAACAGACGTTGCGCCTCATCAGAGATCTCGACCTGTCACAACGAGGCCAGGCTCTGTCTCAACTGACCATGCCGAAGTTGTGCACGGCTCCTAAACGTCAGTTACTCGATGCCACGAGAATCCCTCGGAGTCTGCGCGGGAAGAACAGACCCCGAAGCCTTCGATGGTCACTTCAAGAGCGATGAGATCTCCCATCTCATCCAATCGCTCCTGAACGGCAGTGACGCTCGCACCGTCCTTGCTCTCGAATACGACTCGCAAAGAGTGCTCTTCAGGCGGCCAGAAGTAGTCGGGCAGCGCATCGTCAGCGCGACTGTCGATCCGGAGGGTCCAGTCAGTCCAGTCTGTGACGATGAAGCGCTCTCCGGAGGCGGTCGCAACCTGTAGACCTACGACTTCCATACCTTCGAAGACAACCTCAGCTACGCGGGTCACCTGCTTTTCGGCGAGGACATCACTGACGCCCATCGTCACACTTCCACCTTTCGACCCGTGAGGTCAGTACTTCTTCGTGGCATCTTCATACCACTTTTTGGTGCCGTCCACCGGGAACATGGAGACGAACTCCCCATCGCCCTTGGTGATCAGAATATCGTTGCCCTGCTTGTAGAACCAGTAGTCGTCAGCCCCGCCCTGGCCGACCCGGTATGCTCCTTGCTTCACCTCGTCAGGGGCCG
The genomic region above belongs to Streptomyces marianii and contains:
- a CDS encoding PPE domain-containing protein, whose amino-acid sequence is MLTYQDVITIRLTPLTTAAVSWDQMADGFEDLGEAYGSSVQAVASDGEWVGLSAEAAKARFTATRKQFDAAAVEARAIADILRDIHAQFTERIQAVRNLVESAKEADIHIDTKGQAHLDTSKTKGTEGGNFGDAAARAIHEASWTAAVASAVQAVDDADQGAKLALRDAAGIKTFFEEMFDNARGTGHDFNAGAVGDIELVEAREAKKYADQILAGEKPADPEEWARLMRDNSGDKQFSQTVLNHLGPEGTIKITNQLNTFAYESDTGNKQHHLGAERGLANALATATQDPKSQFYKDFQSGMKEAGMKRYEWQGEKVRGYQSLVTLMQHGEGYSDRFMHDLGDDLIAAEKADEGNDNWDLPKKFVTSRDEWFANDPLDGLLGIMSKDPEASAAFLDPKADPNPDDDKKEGNDRLEYLTRKRDWDVVDGHPYMRNPHDPDSNWGDPLRSSDIEDAQGRAGLGAALVAGTTGIDPNNSGGGYVQHTDANNRVFENALKHLSAEGNDFPPSLRTPMAMAMGNYGDDVHAATSAHNAGESPLDRAQLLEVAKQISRDQFAYGTLQDSINREIVHDINSGKGGDEQPLQRAGRTIGFLEEARYQGLKVDVDDAKSKATWEAKWDYHTWGGVVNFIPHAGDAAQRGVDVITAKWLEEEIARIDSGQARENMATGTDREGRLEELVKHWRNENPQAAEREDLWDSNETIDDAANNGNAAARRLAGKGS
- a CDS encoding integrase core domain-containing protein codes for the protein MQRPVESGQYTSFRLAEHLDAAGIAASIGSVGDAYDNALMESTIGLFKTELIKPRRPWTMLSDVELATAEYVDWYNHRRLDGEIGHVPPVEYEANYYTELTKPQVTTTT
- a CDS encoding IS30 family transposase; translated protein: MVRRQQGADRAIRPKLRSPGHPKFQRHIEAAFWDEIAKGLLAEEAAGVIRVAPAVATRWFRQHRGMRPFDPKPNSGRYLSFSEREEIALLNAQGMGVREIARQVGRDPGTISRELRRNAATRGGKLDYRASVAQWKSDMAARRPKTSKLVANPRLHAYVQKRLSGEISTPDGRAIAGPATATWTGRNKPHRKDRAWVQAWSPEQIANRIKFDFPHDESMRISHEAIYQALYIQGRGALKRELILCLRTGRALRAPRARSRRKTWAHVTPEALISERPAEVEDRAVPGHWEGDLIIGLERSAIGTVVERSTRFTMLVHLPREEGYRHKQSVKNGPALAGYGAITMKTALANTMSTLPEQLARSLTWDRGKEMSAHAQFRVETGIPVFFADPHSPWQRGTNENTNGLLRQYFPKGTDLSRWSAEEIEAVAHTLNSRPRKTLGWKTPAEAFNEQLQLLQQAGVATTG
- a CDS encoding IS3 family transposase; translated protein: MAAQGVEEGERRAEAGQRDPEGGGEFLRGRARPATHTLVAFIDGHRDRFGGVEPICRTLTEHDCKIAPSTYYACKKRLETPSARSVRDEELKDRIRDVYTSNYRVYGARKIWRELNRQGHAVARCTVERLMRELGIQGAVRGKRVITTRPGGQAERAPGLVDRDFVAVAPNRCWVADFTHVKTWAAVVYVAFVVDTFSRRIVGWSAATVKETVFVLDALEMAIWQRDRDQQPVQSGELIHHSDAGSQGGFNRSSQHLMISEVWDGSSSAGSRSGDTAKVEVSGASEISASYRSSVLG
- a CDS encoding transposase: MARPSRYPLELRRRAVRMVAEVRGDHPNETAALQAVADRLGIGSRETLRNWVKQHEIDAGQRPGTTTEESWQLKALKKENAELKRANEILKAAASFFAAELDRPHTRS
- a CDS encoding IS3 family transposase; translated protein: MTENAPEAVVAFIGSQRVGHGVPHRVSCRVVGVSEAWFYKWRRRPDEPTERVVRRARLEERIIHFFTESGGTYGSPRITLDLWAEGWQVSVNTVAEIMAGLGLQGRKPPRRRSLTRQGKRKAAPDLVNRRFDAVAPDVLWYGDMTEIETGEGKIYLATVIDAFSRRCLGYAMGEHHDAALVGASLKMATATRGGRRDGTIFHSDRGSEYTSEAYNTLCDLLGVVQSMGRVGSALDNAAAESFNSLIKVEYIHRHRFATRTEARLKIATWITGFYNPRRRHSAAGGLPPEEFERSITEARKKSDQRCQAA
- a CDS encoding transposase, coding for MGSKKKPPYDAEFREGAVRIVVETGRPVGEVAEELGINPGTLHSWVSRWRRNGTTSSDRPVQPAAASGGGGGGRVREAERAELERLRREIGEKSKRIRELEMERDVFKRCMALWVK